A single genomic interval of Acidisarcina sp. harbors:
- a CDS encoding DEAD/DEAH box helicase, which translates to MTAFTDFQISASLQKKLAMANFVTPTPVQSAAIPPALEGKDVLATAQTGTGKTLGFLIPIIERLQASQTKGATALVLLPTRELAMQVERAYLQLVQGSNLTAALVVGGLSEGSQLQAIRRGARMIVATPGRLEDFLKRRLVALDKIEVLVLDEVDRMLDMGFRPAIRRIVSAIPAKRQTLCFSATMESPITEVVGEYLTNPVRIEIGSVMKPSENVKLRTFEVANDRKMSLLEHLLRSEKGSFLVFVRTKHAAERVAKKLCHAGWGATSIHGDRSQSQRIAALKSFSIGKHRVLVATDVAARGIDVAHIAHVVNYDMPKMAEDFVHRVGRTGRASSQGVASTFAAPEERNDLRKLERTLHISMERFRVKDALIA; encoded by the coding sequence GTGACCGCTTTTACAGATTTTCAGATTTCCGCCTCGCTGCAGAAAAAACTCGCGATGGCCAACTTTGTAACCCCAACACCAGTTCAGTCCGCAGCAATCCCCCCTGCGCTTGAGGGCAAGGATGTGCTGGCCACCGCCCAGACGGGCACGGGAAAGACTCTCGGCTTTCTGATTCCGATTATCGAGCGGCTGCAGGCATCGCAGACAAAGGGCGCCACCGCGCTCGTGCTGCTGCCCACGCGGGAACTCGCGATGCAGGTGGAGCGGGCCTATCTTCAGCTTGTGCAAGGCTCTAACCTTACGGCCGCCCTGGTGGTAGGCGGACTTTCGGAGGGCAGCCAGTTGCAGGCTATCCGCCGCGGAGCAAGGATGATCGTTGCCACACCTGGCCGCCTGGAAGACTTCCTCAAGCGCCGGCTGGTAGCGCTGGACAAGATTGAAGTCCTGGTTCTGGACGAAGTGGACCGCATGCTCGACATGGGCTTCCGCCCTGCGATTCGACGCATTGTTTCCGCCATTCCGGCCAAGCGCCAGACGCTTTGCTTCTCCGCCACCATGGAGTCTCCCATCACGGAAGTGGTAGGAGAGTATCTTACGAATCCCGTCCGGATTGAGATTGGATCGGTCATGAAGCCCTCAGAGAACGTAAAACTGCGTACTTTTGAAGTGGCCAACGACCGCAAAATGTCGCTCCTGGAGCACCTGCTTCGTTCGGAGAAAGGAAGCTTCCTCGTCTTCGTCCGCACCAAACACGCGGCGGAACGCGTGGCTAAGAAACTGTGCCACGCGGGATGGGGCGCAACCAGCATCCACGGCGATCGTTCGCAGTCACAGCGCATCGCTGCGTTAAAGAGCTTCTCCATCGGCAAGCATCGCGTGCTGGTAGCAACGGACGTTGCCGCCCGCGGGATTGATGTTGCACACATCGCGCACGTCGTGAACTACGACATGCCCAAGATGGCGGAAGACTTCGTTCACCGCGTCGGACGGACCGGACGCGCATCCTCTCAGGGTGTCGCTTCCACCTTTGCCGCTCCGGAAGAGCGCAACGACCTGCGGAAACTGGAACGGACTCTGCACATATCGATGGAACGCTTTCGCGTGAAGGATGCACTGATCGCGTAA
- a CDS encoding glycoside hydrolase family 31 protein yields MPRPTLSLKILAVTILLTLLAPAWAQWTPANPVLDFAKQSDGVLITQAAGALRLQVCSDGILHLTYAPRVGAAQHPDLVVIKKDWKPGEFEVSSDDKQITLATKKLKAVIVRADGTITYQDASGKKLTNDAYRSLTPVTVNGENTLHAETFFDIYGSHEAFYGLGQHQAGVWNYRGEEVDLSQENTNIAIPLLVSTNGYGIFWNNPSRSRMNNRFVHKLYLSSEVADQIDYYFFYGPEFDSIVADYRELTGSVPMFGRWAYGFWQCKNKYTSQEQILSVASKYRDLHIPVDNIVQDWFWWTTMGEPAFNRNYPDPSAMVQELHRQNFHLMISVWPFFEKGDPETAQYKYMDEHNWFLARTQVGGFHPAGMALYDATNPEARAYFWSLMNKNLLSRGIDAWWLDTDEPETENREANLLETNQTFLGNGARYANLFPLLHTQGVHDGQRAATDQKRVFILSRSAFAGAQRNGITAWSGDVLSDFVTYRRQISAGLNYAVSGMPYWTTDIGGFISGGDLKDPHFRELFLRWFQFGTFSPIFRVHGTRNPDENELWSYGPDAQKILVSYDTLRYRMMPYIYSLAWMTASQNYTPMRPLVMDFRTDVKAQNIGDQFLYGPAILVNPVTEEGATSRSVYLPQATWFDFWTGERVEGGRTLQASAPLDRLPLYVRAGSILPLGPEMEYSTQKPADPIELRIYAGANGSFTLYEDENDNYNYEKGLGATIPLQWSDFSHTLRIGERHGSFPGMLASRTFHVVLVGPNHGAGIAASPSADKVVSYAGKAIEVIL; encoded by the coding sequence ATGCCACGCCCCACTCTGAGCCTGAAGATCCTTGCCGTAACCATTCTGCTCACCCTCCTGGCTCCCGCCTGGGCGCAGTGGACACCCGCCAACCCAGTCCTGGATTTTGCGAAGCAGTCGGACGGCGTTCTGATTACGCAGGCGGCGGGCGCGTTGCGTCTTCAGGTTTGCTCCGACGGCATTCTCCACCTGACGTACGCTCCACGAGTCGGAGCAGCACAACACCCGGATTTGGTCGTCATCAAGAAGGATTGGAAGCCTGGCGAGTTTGAGGTCAGCTCAGACGACAAGCAGATTACGCTTGCGACGAAGAAACTCAAGGCCGTAATCGTGCGCGCAGACGGCACGATCACCTATCAGGATGCAAGCGGTAAGAAGCTGACCAACGATGCCTACCGCTCTCTGACTCCGGTTACGGTGAATGGCGAGAACACGCTGCATGCTGAGACGTTCTTCGATATTTATGGATCACATGAGGCGTTCTATGGGCTGGGGCAGCACCAGGCAGGGGTCTGGAACTATCGCGGCGAGGAGGTCGATCTATCGCAAGAGAACACGAACATTGCGATTCCGCTGCTGGTTTCAACCAATGGATATGGAATCTTCTGGAACAATCCATCGCGCAGCCGGATGAACAATCGCTTCGTGCACAAGCTCTATCTAAGCTCTGAAGTTGCGGATCAGATTGACTACTATTTCTTCTATGGCCCGGAGTTTGACAGTATCGTTGCAGACTATCGCGAACTGACAGGAAGCGTCCCTATGTTTGGCCGGTGGGCCTATGGCTTCTGGCAGTGCAAGAATAAGTACACGTCGCAGGAGCAGATCCTTTCCGTTGCCTCGAAGTATCGCGACTTACATATTCCCGTCGACAACATAGTGCAGGACTGGTTCTGGTGGACCACCATGGGCGAGCCTGCGTTCAACAGGAACTATCCCGATCCGAGCGCGATGGTTCAGGAACTGCATCGGCAAAATTTTCACCTGATGATTTCCGTGTGGCCATTTTTTGAGAAAGGAGATCCAGAGACTGCGCAGTATAAGTACATGGATGAACACAATTGGTTTCTCGCACGGACGCAGGTTGGCGGCTTCCATCCTGCAGGCATGGCGTTGTACGATGCGACCAATCCAGAGGCACGGGCTTACTTCTGGAGCCTGATGAATAAGAATCTACTGTCGCGGGGCATCGATGCCTGGTGGCTGGATACCGATGAGCCGGAAACAGAAAATCGCGAGGCGAATCTTCTGGAGACGAATCAGACTTTTCTGGGTAATGGAGCCCGTTATGCGAACCTCTTTCCGCTGCTCCATACCCAGGGCGTTCATGACGGACAGCGCGCAGCGACCGATCAAAAGCGCGTCTTTATACTTTCGCGATCCGCCTTTGCGGGTGCGCAGCGCAACGGCATAACTGCGTGGTCGGGAGATGTGCTTTCAGACTTCGTAACCTATCGCCGCCAAATCTCTGCCGGCCTGAACTACGCAGTTTCCGGGATGCCTTACTGGACGACCGATATTGGTGGGTTTATCTCCGGAGGCGATCTGAAGGACCCACACTTCCGAGAGCTGTTTCTTCGCTGGTTTCAGTTCGGAACCTTTTCCCCTATCTTTCGCGTTCATGGAACCCGCAACCCGGATGAGAACGAGCTATGGTCCTATGGACCTGATGCACAGAAGATTCTCGTCAGTTACGACACGCTGCGGTATCGGATGATGCCGTATATTTACTCTCTGGCGTGGATGACGGCCAGCCAGAACTATACCCCGATGCGCCCCCTGGTTATGGACTTTCGCACGGACGTGAAGGCGCAGAACATAGGGGACCAGTTTCTGTATGGTCCGGCGATCCTCGTCAATCCGGTAACCGAAGAGGGGGCTACTTCGCGCAGCGTTTATCTGCCACAGGCCACGTGGTTTGATTTCTGGACAGGGGAACGAGTAGAGGGCGGGAGGACTTTGCAGGCCAGTGCGCCGCTGGACCGTCTTCCGCTTTACGTTCGCGCAGGGTCGATTCTTCCTCTCGGACCAGAGATGGAGTACTCCACGCAAAAGCCGGCGGATCCTATTGAGCTGAGGATTTACGCTGGTGCGAACGGAAGCTTTACGCTCTATGAAGATGAGAACGATAACTACAATTATGAGAAAGGATTAGGCGCAACGATTCCCCTGCAGTGGAGCGACTTCTCGCATACGCTGCGTATTGGGGAGCGCCATGGCAGCTTTCCCGGGATGCTAGCGTCTCGCACCTTTCACGTCGTTTTGGTTGGCCCAAATCACGGTGCAGGGATTGCCGCTTCCCCCTCAGCAGATAAGGTTGTAAGCTACGCGGGGAAGGCGATCGAGGTAATTCTCTAG
- a CDS encoding CRTAC1 family protein, whose protein sequence is MATGGTFEAVFDSEKRPITAGGFVKTGPVVFMNTAEKAGLTTWRHKNGTPEKRFILEAKGPGVALLDYDNDGWLDIYFVNGSTFQALDGKEEPPKAALFRNNHDGTFTNVAAKAGVTNDRWGYGVVVGDYDNDGWPDLYVTNYGKNRLYHNNHDGTFTDVAEKAGVTVGTWSTGATFGDYDGDGRLDLFVAGYLQFDLKNLPIGGSKAVGYANCSFRGTPVMCGPRGLTGERDHLFHNNGDGTFTDVSKEAGVSDPDRFYGLGALFVDVNGDGKPDLVVANDTSPNYLYINKGDGTFDDQSYISGYALNGDGREVANMGIAAGDYENNGHLDLVSTTFSDDYDVVFRNDGGGTFTDVSYNVGVGATTIPFVGFADGFLDYDNDGWKDLLIANGHVYPEVDKHPEWGTTYGQRPLLFHNSKDGKFELIPPVEGTGLATVSVGRGAAFGDLFNDGKIDVVIANMDQVPVLLRNVNTDHHHWIDLKLIGGPKSPRDAVGSTVYLTAGGIRQRGDVLSGGSYLSSNDMRVHFGLGDAAAIESVEIHWPSGAVEKIKPTALDRILTVTEGKGITAEMCGGKACPSEPAAPKASAHAAS, encoded by the coding sequence ATGGCTACAGGTGGAACCTTTGAGGCCGTGTTCGACTCCGAAAAACGACCCATAACTGCCGGAGGATTCGTAAAGACTGGTCCAGTAGTTTTTATGAATACGGCGGAAAAGGCCGGACTGACCACCTGGCGCCATAAGAACGGCACACCGGAAAAACGCTTCATCCTGGAAGCCAAAGGCCCCGGCGTAGCGTTACTTGACTATGATAACGATGGCTGGCTCGACATCTACTTCGTCAACGGATCGACGTTTCAGGCACTCGATGGCAAGGAAGAACCACCGAAGGCCGCGCTATTTCGTAACAATCACGATGGCACTTTCACGAATGTCGCTGCCAAAGCGGGCGTAACGAATGATCGCTGGGGCTACGGCGTTGTGGTTGGAGATTACGACAACGACGGCTGGCCCGATCTCTACGTCACGAATTACGGTAAGAATCGTCTTTACCACAACAACCATGACGGAACATTCACCGATGTAGCGGAAAAGGCGGGAGTCACTGTCGGCACCTGGTCCACCGGCGCTACCTTCGGCGACTACGATGGCGATGGCCGGCTGGACCTCTTCGTCGCAGGCTACCTGCAATTCGACTTGAAAAACCTGCCGATCGGCGGGAGCAAAGCGGTTGGCTATGCAAACTGCTCCTTCCGCGGCACACCTGTGATGTGCGGCCCTCGCGGACTCACTGGAGAGCGGGATCATCTCTTCCACAACAATGGCGATGGCACCTTCACCGATGTCAGCAAAGAGGCGGGAGTCAGCGACCCGGATCGCTTCTATGGGTTGGGGGCTCTATTTGTCGATGTCAATGGCGACGGCAAGCCGGACCTTGTGGTTGCCAACGATACTTCACCCAACTACCTCTACATCAACAAAGGCGATGGAACCTTTGACGACCAGAGCTATATAAGCGGCTATGCGCTGAATGGAGATGGCCGCGAAGTAGCGAATATGGGAATTGCTGCCGGGGATTACGAAAACAACGGACACCTGGACCTGGTAAGCACCACCTTCTCGGACGACTACGACGTGGTATTTCGGAACGATGGAGGAGGAACCTTCACCGACGTCAGCTATAACGTTGGCGTTGGAGCAACCACGATTCCCTTTGTCGGCTTTGCGGATGGATTCCTCGACTACGACAACGATGGATGGAAGGATCTGCTGATTGCGAATGGTCACGTCTACCCTGAAGTAGACAAGCATCCCGAATGGGGCACCACGTATGGTCAGCGGCCGCTGCTCTTTCACAACTCAAAGGATGGGAAGTTCGAGCTGATTCCTCCAGTAGAAGGAACGGGGTTGGCCACGGTAAGCGTCGGACGAGGGGCGGCCTTTGGCGATCTATTTAACGATGGCAAAATCGACGTTGTGATCGCCAACATGGATCAGGTCCCAGTTCTCCTACGCAACGTGAATACAGACCATCACCACTGGATCGACCTGAAACTTATCGGCGGGCCTAAGAGTCCGCGAGACGCTGTTGGATCCACTGTTTACCTGACCGCGGGAGGTATCCGCCAGCGCGGAGATGTCCTCAGCGGTGGGAGCTATCTCTCTTCCAACGATATGCGGGTTCACTTTGGCCTGGGCGATGCTGCGGCGATCGAGAGCGTTGAGATTCACTGGCCCAGCGGAGCCGTAGAGAAGATCAAGCCAACGGCTCTGGACCGGATCCTCACCGTCACCGAGGGAAAAGGCATCACCGCCGAGATGTGCGGTGGGAAGGCGTGTCCCTCGGAGCCCGCCGCACCGAAGGCGTCAGCGCACGCAGCAAGTTAA
- a CDS encoding Gfo/Idh/MocA family oxidoreductase: MQSSLRSQLPSCRQLVLGLLMGIVLFSFQRASCQTAPVTGRPVKVAVVGLVHDHIAGFLPQLPRHHDVELVGIVETNSALIAKYERNFHLDPRLIFSSIDAMITQQHPDAILVYTSIADHRKVIEAAARNGVNVMVEKPLATNLADAIAIRRTAREHHIQVLVNYETTWYASNREAFEQLHHGRLGDVRRVVIHDGHKGPKEIGVSPEFLKWLTDPQQNGAGALFDFGCYGADLMTWLMGGHAPLSVTAITQTDKPEVYPHVDDEATVILKYPKAQAVIQASWNWPFDRKDMEVYGATGYAMTVGPDRMRLRFAGEAQESQSAAPPLASPQDNSLDYLVAVLRGQVNPNGSLTGLDTNLVVMQILDAARESARTGKTIQLTPLPE; the protein is encoded by the coding sequence ATGCAGAGTTCTCTTCGTTCGCAGCTTCCTTCCTGCAGGCAATTGGTCCTGGGCTTGCTGATGGGCATCGTGCTTTTCAGCTTTCAGCGCGCATCCTGCCAAACGGCGCCCGTTACGGGACGCCCTGTCAAGGTTGCCGTCGTAGGCTTGGTCCATGATCATATTGCCGGATTCCTTCCTCAGCTACCTCGCCATCATGATGTGGAACTGGTTGGCATCGTCGAGACAAACTCTGCGCTGATAGCGAAGTATGAGCGCAATTTCCACCTGGATCCGCGGCTCATATTCTCCAGCATTGACGCCATGATCACGCAGCAGCATCCAGATGCGATTCTTGTCTACACCTCGATCGCGGATCACAGAAAAGTGATCGAAGCGGCGGCGCGTAATGGCGTCAACGTTATGGTTGAGAAGCCGCTGGCTACGAACCTCGCCGATGCAATCGCGATCCGGCGCACCGCGAGGGAGCACCACATCCAGGTCCTCGTGAATTATGAGACGACATGGTATGCGAGCAACCGTGAGGCCTTCGAGCAACTCCATCACGGCAGACTGGGAGATGTGCGCCGGGTGGTGATCCATGACGGGCACAAGGGACCGAAAGAGATAGGCGTAAGCCCGGAGTTTCTCAAGTGGCTGACGGATCCTCAACAAAATGGCGCGGGTGCACTCTTCGATTTCGGCTGCTATGGCGCGGATTTGATGACCTGGCTGATGGGGGGTCATGCGCCCCTCAGCGTAACTGCCATCACGCAAACGGATAAGCCGGAGGTTTATCCGCACGTCGATGATGAGGCAACCGTGATTCTGAAGTATCCGAAGGCGCAGGCCGTCATCCAGGCCTCGTGGAATTGGCCGTTCGACCGCAAGGATATGGAAGTATACGGAGCGACGGGGTATGCGATGACAGTTGGTCCGGACCGCATGAGACTGCGTTTTGCCGGGGAAGCTCAGGAATCGCAATCGGCGGCGCCTCCGCTTGCCTCGCCGCAGGATAACTCGCTCGATTATCTGGTCGCCGTTCTTCGTGGACAGGTAAATCCAAACGGCAGTTTGACCGGGCTGGATACGAATCTTGTGGTGATGCAGATTCTGGATGCTGCCCGCGAGTCGGCGCGTACAGGGAAGACAATCCAGTTGACGCCGCTTCCTGAGTGA
- a CDS encoding CRTAC1 family protein: MKTGLAEVSVAPFRRIGFLVLAAAVFLSSGVAFGQAQMPKPDTSGMGSNASAGAHSAVYDAERRPITAGGFVDSGPVYFHDISRSSGLSTWKYTMGTPEKKLIIETDGSGVGLIDYDNDGWLDIYLVNGSTFPAYEGKEPAPKAALFHNNHDGTFTNVAEKAGVTNERWGFGVAIADYDNDGWPDIFVANYGKNRLYHNNHNGTFTDVAEKAGVTLGGWSSGATFGDYDGDGRLDLFVAGYVHYDMNNAPVPGSSAVAFPACQFRGIDVMCGPRGLKGERDHLFHNNGDGTFTDVSVKAGVSDPHAYYGFTSIFVDLNNDGKVDLLVANDSTPNYLYLNKGDGTFEDVSYESGYALNQDGRETATMGIGVGDWQNTGWVGMVDTDFSDDWKVVYRNEGDANFSDVSYKVGIADITIPFVGWGAGLFDFDNDGWKDMFLVNGHVYPSVDKQDWGTTFAERPLFFRNIKGQKFEYVPPVKGSGLAVVVPGRGAAFGDLFNDGKIDAVISVMDGTPVLLRNVKDDPNHWVELKLIGGPKSPRDAVGTTVYLKANGMRQREDVMSGGSYISSNDQRPHFGIGEATAVDEVEIRWPSHVVEKLKLPSVDRIFTIEEGKGIIGETCAKCASASNKTKTATR; encoded by the coding sequence GTGAAGACGGGCCTCGCAGAGGTGTCCGTGGCTCCATTCCGGCGTATCGGGTTTCTTGTCCTTGCAGCAGCGGTTTTTCTATCCAGCGGGGTGGCCTTCGGCCAGGCGCAGATGCCCAAGCCAGACACTTCCGGCATGGGAAGCAATGCCTCTGCGGGAGCGCACTCTGCGGTATATGACGCGGAGCGGAGGCCAATTACCGCTGGCGGCTTTGTCGATTCCGGTCCCGTTTATTTTCACGACATCTCCAGGTCTTCTGGCCTGTCAACGTGGAAGTACACCATGGGGACTCCGGAAAAGAAGCTGATCATCGAGACCGATGGCTCCGGCGTGGGGCTGATCGATTATGACAACGATGGCTGGCTGGATATCTATCTGGTAAATGGGTCTACCTTCCCAGCCTATGAAGGCAAGGAACCGGCGCCGAAGGCCGCACTCTTTCACAATAATCACGATGGCACCTTTACCAACGTTGCCGAAAAGGCTGGCGTGACCAATGAACGCTGGGGGTTTGGCGTAGCGATTGCGGACTACGACAACGACGGCTGGCCGGATATCTTCGTCGCAAACTACGGCAAGAACAGGCTGTACCACAACAACCACAACGGGACCTTCACCGACGTTGCGGAAAAAGCGGGCGTTACGCTGGGAGGCTGGTCGTCCGGGGCTACCTTCGGCGATTATGACGGCGATGGCCGGCTGGATCTCTTTGTCGCCGGTTATGTGCACTACGACATGAACAATGCGCCTGTACCGGGATCGTCAGCAGTTGCTTTTCCCGCGTGCCAGTTTCGCGGCATTGATGTGATGTGCGGTCCGCGCGGGCTTAAAGGAGAACGCGATCACCTCTTCCACAACAACGGCGATGGCACTTTTACCGATGTCAGCGTGAAGGCAGGCGTCAGCGACCCACATGCTTACTATGGCTTTACGTCTATCTTTGTGGATCTCAACAATGACGGGAAAGTGGACTTATTAGTAGCTAATGATTCCACTCCGAACTATCTGTATCTCAACAAGGGCGACGGCACCTTTGAAGATGTGAGCTATGAGTCTGGATATGCCCTGAACCAGGATGGCCGGGAGACGGCAACCATGGGCATTGGGGTGGGCGATTGGCAGAACACCGGATGGGTGGGAATGGTAGACACTGACTTCTCCGATGACTGGAAGGTGGTCTACCGCAATGAGGGCGACGCAAACTTCAGCGATGTGAGCTACAAGGTGGGGATTGCTGACATTACCATCCCCTTCGTGGGCTGGGGAGCCGGACTCTTTGATTTTGATAACGATGGCTGGAAGGATATGTTTCTCGTCAATGGTCACGTTTATCCCAGCGTGGATAAGCAGGATTGGGGCACAACCTTCGCGGAGCGTCCGTTATTCTTCCGGAATATCAAGGGGCAGAAATTTGAGTACGTGCCGCCAGTTAAGGGGAGTGGGCTTGCCGTCGTTGTGCCGGGCAGAGGCGCGGCATTCGGAGATCTCTTTAACGATGGCAAGATCGATGCAGTGATCAGCGTGATGGATGGCACTCCGGTGCTGCTGAGGAATGTGAAGGACGATCCGAATCACTGGGTCGAGCTTAAACTGATTGGCGGGCCTAAGAGTCCTCGCGATGCCGTTGGCACGACTGTTTACCTGAAGGCAAATGGAATGCGCCAAAGGGAAGATGTTATGAGTGGCGGCAGCTATATTTCTTCCAACGATCAGCGGCCCCATTTCGGCATTGGCGAGGCGACCGCCGTAGACGAGGTCGAAATCCGCTGGCCAAGCCATGTTGTCGAGAAGCTGAAGCTACCTTCGGTGGACCGGATCTTTACCATTGAAGAGGGAAAGGGCATTATCGGCGAGACGTGTGCCAAATGCGCTTCCGCAAGCAATAAGACAAAGACCGCGACCAGGTAA
- a CDS encoding SpoIIE family protein phosphatase — MSEVPSTLLLLVEGSSKTEAIIHHSPFTIGRLPDRDIVLSYPYISRTHAEIVYENGHFDLVDCGSRSGTYVNGRRVERQTLTPDDVIHIGSLEGPVLRFGPGQGSRSTLRNLLQQMGQESRPESQLEKLSWFLEAARKLNGVGAIHEILVSLIETTLQLTQVERGYVFLKDSAGHLRLSVGRNMNAEPLEEDSTISHSAIQRAIESASEYIVTDTLSEGAGLPSQSIVAQSLRTVICIPLRRRSTNQEAPEREILGMLYLDSRQQRGSLTRIDSDLLKNIATEAAVLVENASLASAEEAARRYREELNIAAEIQRGLMVVRMPELPYARVHADSIPCKEIGGDFYDILAVDGGLYVIVADISGKGVSAALLASTLQGLVHAQILAGQPLSNIAMFANRYICDKNIQKYATLVLLKLTPHGSLEYLNCGHVKPFLHRSGEVLSLPHGNLPVGLMPAAVYSSEIVRMSPGDRVLLVTDGVTEAEDPGGEFYGDERFQSSVMAGSNIGELFHQVQSFMAGAPASDDCTILEVCYGDCSPEDA; from the coding sequence ATGAGCGAAGTACCCAGTACGCTGCTGTTGTTGGTGGAAGGCTCCTCTAAGACAGAAGCCATCATCCATCACTCGCCATTTACCATTGGCCGTCTTCCGGATCGGGATATCGTACTTTCCTACCCCTACATCTCGCGCACTCATGCGGAGATTGTCTATGAGAATGGCCACTTCGATCTGGTGGATTGCGGGAGCCGCAGCGGTACTTATGTCAATGGAAGACGCGTGGAGCGCCAGACCCTCACTCCCGACGACGTGATTCATATCGGCTCGCTGGAGGGCCCGGTTTTACGCTTCGGGCCGGGACAAGGCTCCCGCTCTACTTTGCGGAACCTGCTGCAGCAGATGGGGCAGGAATCGCGGCCGGAGTCGCAACTGGAGAAGCTGAGCTGGTTCCTCGAGGCAGCACGCAAGCTGAACGGCGTGGGTGCAATTCACGAGATCCTGGTCTCGTTGATCGAGACCACGCTCCAGCTTACCCAGGTGGAGCGTGGCTATGTATTTCTGAAAGACTCCGCCGGGCATCTGCGCCTGTCCGTCGGAAGGAACATGAACGCGGAACCCCTGGAAGAAGATTCGACCATCTCGCATTCTGCGATTCAGCGGGCGATCGAAAGCGCCTCCGAATACATCGTGACCGATACGCTCTCGGAGGGGGCTGGGTTGCCATCCCAAAGCATCGTCGCCCAGAGCCTCCGAACCGTGATCTGCATTCCGCTTCGCAGGAGGTCGACGAACCAGGAGGCTCCAGAGCGTGAAATTCTGGGCATGCTCTACCTAGACAGCCGACAGCAGCGGGGCAGCCTCACGCGCATCGACAGCGATTTGCTGAAGAACATTGCTACCGAGGCGGCGGTGCTGGTGGAGAATGCTTCCTTGGCAAGTGCGGAAGAGGCGGCCCGGCGGTACCGCGAGGAGCTGAATATTGCAGCTGAGATCCAGCGTGGGCTGATGGTTGTGCGCATGCCGGAGCTCCCCTATGCCCGCGTCCACGCCGACAGCATACCCTGCAAAGAGATTGGCGGGGATTTTTACGATATTCTCGCGGTGGATGGCGGTCTCTACGTTATCGTCGCGGATATATCGGGCAAGGGAGTCTCTGCTGCTCTGCTGGCCTCCACTCTGCAAGGGCTGGTGCATGCGCAGATCCTTGCGGGGCAGCCTCTATCGAACATCGCCATGTTTGCCAACCGCTACATTTGCGATAAAAACATTCAAAAATATGCGACTCTCGTCCTGCTGAAGCTGACGCCTCACGGCTCTCTGGAATACCTCAATTGCGGCCACGTGAAGCCGTTCCTGCACCGTTCCGGCGAGGTCCTGTCCTTGCCCCATGGCAATCTGCCAGTCGGTTTGATGCCCGCGGCGGTCTATAGTTCGGAGATTGTTCGCATGAGCCCGGGGGATCGCGTTCTGCTGGTTACAGATGGCGTGACAGAAGCGGAGGATCCTGGAGGGGAGTTTTACGGAGACGAGCGGTTTCAATCCTCGGTGATGGCCGGGTCCAATATTGGGGAGCTGTTTCATCAGGTGCAGTCCTTCATGGCCGGAGCCCCGGCTTCGGACGACTGCACGATCCTTGAAGTCTGCTACGGCGATTGTTCCCCGGAGGATGCATGA